In the genome of Aureimonas sp. OT7, one region contains:
- a CDS encoding FepA family TonB-dependent siderophore receptor produces MSRTLSSRTVLRSGTALGLLVALSGPIGHAAAQEGVVAQEQIEEGESVLPAGEAIALDEVLVLSADEQLKQAPGVSIITATDIDHRPPVNDLSDIIRRQPGVNLTGNSASGVRGNNRQIDIRGMGPENTLILIDGKPVLSRNAIRYGRSGERDTRGDSNWVPPEAVERIEVLRGPAAARYGSGAAGGVVNIITKRPAEQSVTVSSYVNIPQHSEEGKTFRGNVFAGGPLGQDFAYRVYGSYSKTDADDPAINAEAALLPTDIPAGREGVVNKDVRGVLTWYANESNEFEFEAGYSRQGNIFTGDRQLSGTTDVIEELAGQGEETNTLYRTTLALTHRGNYEFGTSNSYVQWENTRNNRFLEGTAGSGEGAISSNLEKGTITLDNWAAKSEFNIPFTYHFDQNVTVGAEFRGEYMDDPVSLRQGVASGVVIPGVPSNPAERDSKIDAQLYGLYLEDNIHVTDKLIVTPGIRGDYHSEFGGNASPSLNASYDLTDEISLKAGIARAFKAPNLYQLNENYVYFTMGNGCPINFPSLGLGCYVIGNPDLKAETSVNKEVGINYINDAGWQAGLTYFHNDYKDRITAGVVPVGILGRAQLFQWDNTPKAVLSGLEGNLLVPLLDTVNWRTNATYMLESEDKETGNPLSLVPEYTINTALEWQATERLFTALTLTHYGKTEAPSRNVVTGSLAANTDDLDPYTLVGFNVDFQANEQLRIGAGVSNIFDERLFRKGSGNAAGAATFNEPGRSFYLRVSTTF; encoded by the coding sequence ATGTCGCGTACTCTTTCCAGCCGAACCGTCCTTCGCTCCGGTACCGCCCTCGGGCTGCTCGTCGCGCTTTCCGGGCCGATCGGCCACGCCGCAGCCCAGGAAGGGGTCGTTGCGCAGGAACAGATCGAGGAAGGCGAAAGCGTCCTTCCGGCGGGCGAGGCCATCGCGCTCGACGAGGTGCTGGTGCTTTCCGCGGACGAACAGTTGAAGCAGGCGCCGGGCGTTTCGATCATCACGGCCACCGACATCGATCATCGGCCGCCGGTCAACGATCTGTCCGACATCATCCGCCGGCAGCCGGGCGTGAATCTCACGGGCAACTCGGCCTCGGGCGTGCGAGGCAACAACCGTCAGATCGATATTCGCGGCATGGGGCCGGAAAACACCCTGATCCTGATCGACGGCAAGCCTGTCCTGTCGCGCAATGCCATAAGGTACGGCCGCTCCGGCGAGCGTGACACGCGTGGCGATTCGAACTGGGTGCCGCCCGAGGCGGTGGAGCGCATCGAGGTGCTGCGCGGCCCGGCCGCCGCACGCTACGGCTCCGGCGCTGCCGGCGGTGTCGTCAACATCATCACCAAGCGTCCGGCCGAGCAGAGCGTCACCGTTTCTAGCTACGTCAACATTCCGCAGCACTCGGAAGAGGGCAAGACCTTCCGCGGCAACGTTTTCGCGGGCGGGCCACTGGGGCAGGACTTCGCCTATCGGGTCTATGGCAGCTACAGCAAGACCGACGCCGACGACCCGGCGATCAACGCCGAAGCGGCGCTGTTGCCGACCGACATTCCAGCCGGACGCGAGGGAGTCGTCAACAAGGACGTGCGCGGCGTACTGACCTGGTACGCCAACGAGTCCAACGAGTTCGAATTCGAGGCGGGCTACAGCCGGCAGGGCAACATCTTTACCGGCGACCGGCAGCTTTCCGGCACGACGGATGTCATCGAGGAACTGGCCGGCCAGGGCGAGGAGACCAACACGCTCTACCGGACCACGCTGGCGCTGACGCATCGCGGCAATTACGAGTTCGGCACCTCGAACTCCTATGTGCAATGGGAGAACACCCGCAACAACCGCTTCCTGGAGGGAACGGCCGGAAGCGGTGAAGGGGCGATCAGCAGCAATCTGGAGAAGGGCACGATCACGCTCGACAACTGGGCGGCGAAGTCGGAGTTCAACATCCCCTTCACCTATCACTTCGACCAGAACGTCACGGTGGGCGCCGAATTCCGCGGCGAGTACATGGACGACCCCGTGTCGCTGCGACAGGGGGTTGCCAGTGGCGTGGTCATCCCGGGCGTCCCGTCCAATCCCGCCGAACGCGACTCAAAGATCGACGCGCAGCTCTATGGCCTGTATCTCGAGGACAATATCCACGTCACGGACAAACTGATCGTGACGCCGGGCATAAGGGGCGATTATCACAGCGAGTTCGGCGGCAATGCCAGCCCCAGCCTCAACGCCTCCTACGACCTGACCGACGAGATTTCGCTGAAGGCGGGTATCGCCCGCGCCTTCAAGGCGCCGAACCTGTACCAGCTGAACGAGAACTACGTCTATTTCACCATGGGCAATGGCTGCCCCATCAACTTCCCGTCGCTCGGGCTCGGGTGCTACGTCATCGGCAATCCCGACCTGAAGGCCGAGACGAGCGTCAACAAGGAAGTCGGCATCAACTACATCAACGACGCCGGATGGCAGGCGGGCCTGACCTACTTCCACAACGACTACAAGGACCGCATCACGGCGGGCGTGGTGCCGGTGGGTATTCTGGGGCGTGCGCAGCTTTTCCAGTGGGACAACACGCCGAAGGCGGTACTGTCCGGGCTCGAGGGCAACCTGCTGGTGCCGCTGCTGGACACCGTGAACTGGCGCACCAATGCCACCTACATGCTGGAATCGGAAGACAAGGAAACCGGCAATCCGCTGTCCCTCGTGCCGGAATACACGATCAACACCGCGCTGGAATGGCAGGCCACGGAGCGCCTGTTCACCGCCCTGACACTCACCCATTACGGCAAGACGGAAGCGCCGTCCCGTAACGTCGTGACAGGCAGCCTCGCCGCCAATACGGACGACCTCGATCCCTATACGCTGGTGGGCTTCAACGTGGACTTCCAGGCCAACGAGCAATTGCGGATCGGCGCCGGCGTCAGCAACATCTTCGACGAGCGGCTGTTCCGCAAAGGCAGCGGCAACGCGGCCGGCGCCGCGACCTTCAACGAACCCGGCCGCTCCTTCTACCTCAGGGTCAGCACGACGTTCTGA
- the pncB gene encoding nicotinate phosphoribosyltransferase, whose product MVAIDIATRVWNHTFKLDPIIRSLLDTDFYKLLMLQLIWGRYRDTQVTFELINRTASVRIADEIDEAELRAQLDHARTIRFSKREMIWLAGNSFYGKSQIFRSDFLDWLSGFELPPYELSRRDGQYELQFHGPWTHTMMWEIPALAIINELRSRAAMRGFKRFELDVLYARAKTKMWEKVERLAELPDIRISDFGTRRRHSFLWQRWCVEALKEKLGSRFSGSSNVLLAMETDLEAIGTNAHELPMVAAALSTDDASLREAPYRMMQEWQDWYDGNLLVVLPDTFGTRSFLDNAPDWVADWTGFRPDSAPPIDGGETIMDWWRQRGVDPRERLLVFSDGLDIETIEETYRHFHGRVRMSFGWGTNLTNDFRGVAPEPTNGLKPISLVCKVKDANGRPAVKLSDNPAKATGLPSEIERYRRVFGTEGAIPRKVEV is encoded by the coding sequence ATGGTCGCGATCGACATCGCAACGCGCGTCTGGAACCATACGTTCAAGCTGGATCCGATCATCCGGAGCCTTCTCGATACCGATTTCTACAAGCTCCTGATGCTGCAGCTCATCTGGGGCCGCTATCGCGATACGCAGGTCACCTTCGAGCTGATCAACCGGACGGCCTCGGTGCGCATCGCCGACGAGATCGACGAAGCGGAGCTGCGCGCCCAACTGGACCATGCGCGCACGATCCGCTTCTCCAAGCGCGAGATGATCTGGCTGGCCGGCAACAGCTTCTACGGCAAATCGCAGATCTTCCGCTCCGACTTCCTGGACTGGTTGAGCGGCTTCGAATTGCCGCCCTACGAACTCAGCCGGCGCGACGGCCAGTATGAGCTGCAGTTCCATGGCCCATGGACCCATACGATGATGTGGGAGATCCCGGCGCTCGCCATCATCAACGAGCTGCGCTCGCGCGCGGCGATGCGCGGCTTCAAGCGCTTCGAGCTGGACGTGCTCTACGCGCGCGCCAAGACGAAGATGTGGGAGAAGGTCGAGCGGCTGGCCGAGCTTCCCGATATCCGCATCTCGGATTTCGGCACGCGCAGGCGCCATTCCTTCCTGTGGCAGCGCTGGTGCGTGGAAGCGTTGAAGGAAAAGCTCGGAAGCCGCTTCTCCGGCTCGAGCAACGTGCTTCTGGCCATGGAAACCGACCTTGAGGCCATCGGCACCAACGCGCACGAGCTGCCGATGGTGGCCGCCGCGCTTTCGACGGACGACGCCAGCCTTCGCGAAGCGCCCTATCGCATGATGCAGGAGTGGCAGGACTGGTACGACGGCAACCTTCTGGTGGTGCTGCCCGATACATTCGGAACCCGGTCTTTCCTGGACAATGCGCCGGACTGGGTTGCCGACTGGACAGGCTTCCGGCCCGATTCCGCGCCGCCCATCGATGGCGGGGAGACGATCATGGACTGGTGGCGGCAGCGCGGGGTGGACCCCAGGGAGCGACTTCTGGTCTTTTCCGACGGGCTCGATATCGAGACCATCGAGGAAACCTACCGCCATTTCCATGGCCGCGTCCGCATGAGCTTCGGCTGGGGCACGAACCTGACCAACGATTTCAGGGGCGTCGCGCCTGAGCCGACCAACGGGCTGAAGCCCATTTCGCTCGTCTGCAAGGTCAAGGATGCGAACGGCCGCCCGGCGGTGAAGCTGTCGGACAACCCGGCCAAGGCGACGGGGCTGCCCTCCGAAATCGAGCGGTATCGCCGCGTCTTCGGAACCGAAGGGGCCATTCCACGCAAGGTGGAAGTTTAA
- a CDS encoding SRPBCC family protein, whose protein sequence is MTRSLVALTLALTVLPGIALAHGPSRQKHATSIEVDMAPAAVWQKIGNFDDLSWNPLVASVKAEPGNAVNSVREVTLKDGGVLRQELYKYDAKRMSYQIQMPEVDTAVLPVTNYSEFLTVKPVAGSEKSEIEIRSAYYRGYPNNEPPENLNDKAANDAVAAMQEKVVEGLKASLENGS, encoded by the coding sequence GTGACACGTAGCCTGGTCGCGTTGACACTGGCCCTGACGGTCCTGCCGGGCATTGCCCTTGCGCACGGCCCGTCGCGGCAGAAGCATGCCACGTCCATCGAAGTCGACATGGCGCCGGCCGCCGTATGGCAGAAGATCGGCAATTTCGACGATCTGTCGTGGAATCCGCTGGTTGCCTCGGTCAAGGCCGAACCCGGCAACGCGGTGAACAGCGTGCGCGAGGTCACGTTGAAGGATGGCGGTGTCCTGCGACAGGAGCTTTACAAATACGATGCCAAGCGCATGAGCTACCAGATCCAGATGCCCGAGGTGGACACCGCGGTCCTGCCCGTGACCAATTACAGCGAGTTCCTGACGGTAAAGCCCGTGGCCGGAAGCGAGAAATCCGAAATCGAGATCCGCAGCGCCTATTACCGGGGTTATCCGAACAACGAGCCGCCGGAAAACCTCAATGACAAGGCCGCCAACGATGCCGTCGCGGCCATGCAGGAAAAGGTTGTGGAGGGGCTGAAGGCCAGCCTGGAAAACGGGTCCTGA
- a CDS encoding beta-propeller fold lactonase family protein has protein sequence MSASVLGCMALAAALLTATHARADTAYVTNQSSDDLSVVDLTSMRVVATIPIGGKPAGVAVPPDGRHAYVTSPESGTLTVIDTAAASVARRIEVKGGPLGVAVHPSGAPVYVADWYDHRLSVVDPRDGRIVAEVATGLSPSGVAVSPDGKLVVTADRDSNRISVFETGGMSLVGTVAVGERPFGVEFSPDGRRLHVANVVSNDVSVVDVASLTILASVPVGDRPYATATASGQVFATDQHGATVSVFDAETFAPTGTVDVGEYPEGIAAAGDGRALYVVNWFDNTLMKIDAVTLQRVGEVTVGDGPRAFGKFVAYDGGQGRSE, from the coding sequence ATGTCGGCGTCGGTCCTTGGCTGCATGGCGCTGGCGGCCGCCCTCCTGACGGCAACACACGCCCGGGCGGACACGGCCTATGTCACCAACCAGTCGAGCGATGATCTGTCCGTCGTGGACCTGACGTCCATGCGTGTCGTGGCGACCATTCCCATCGGCGGCAAGCCCGCGGGTGTCGCCGTGCCGCCGGATGGGCGCCATGCCTATGTGACCAGCCCGGAATCCGGGACGCTCACCGTAATCGACACCGCGGCGGCCAGTGTTGCCCGCCGCATCGAGGTGAAGGGCGGGCCGCTGGGTGTCGCGGTGCATCCATCGGGGGCGCCGGTCTATGTGGCGGACTGGTATGACCATCGATTGTCGGTCGTAGACCCCAGGGATGGGCGCATCGTCGCCGAGGTGGCGACCGGCCTTTCGCCATCGGGCGTCGCGGTATCGCCGGACGGCAAGCTGGTCGTGACGGCAGACCGGGATTCCAACCGGATCTCCGTTTTCGAAACCGGCGGAATGTCGCTCGTGGGAACCGTCGCGGTGGGCGAGCGCCCGTTCGGCGTCGAGTTCTCGCCCGATGGCCGCCGGCTGCATGTCGCCAACGTCGTCTCCAACGACGTCAGCGTCGTCGATGTGGCCTCGCTGACGATACTGGCCAGCGTGCCCGTCGGCGACAGGCCCTATGCGACGGCCACCGCATCCGGCCAGGTCTTCGCTACCGACCAGCACGGTGCGACGGTGAGCGTCTTCGACGCCGAAACCTTCGCGCCCACCGGGACGGTCGATGTCGGGGAATATCCGGAGGGCATCGCGGCTGCCGGGGATGGACGCGCGCTCTATGTCGTCAACTGGTTCGACAATACGTTGATGAAGATCGATGCTGTGACGTTGCAGCGTGTGGGCGAGGTGACGGTGGGCGACGGCCCGCGCGCCTTCGGCAAGTTCGTCGCCTATGACGGCGGACAGGGGAGGTCCGAATGA
- a CDS encoding Lrp/AsnC ligand binding domain-containing protein gives MRAIFVQFKCRPGRAYAVAEALVETVEELSEVYSTSGQFDLIAKFYLDPDSDTGHFVTERLQTVDGVSDTFTTVAFKAFR, from the coding sequence GTGCGCGCCATCTTCGTCCAGTTCAAGTGCCGGCCGGGCCGGGCCTATGCCGTGGCCGAAGCCCTCGTCGAGACGGTGGAGGAACTGTCGGAGGTTTATTCCACGTCCGGCCAGTTCGACCTGATCGCGAAGTTCTATCTCGATCCCGACAGCGATACGGGGCATTTCGTGACGGAGCGGCTGCAGACGGTGGACGGCGTGTCGGACACGTTCACCACCGTCGCCTTCAAGGCGTTCCGGTAG
- a CDS encoding methanol/ethanol family PQQ-dependent dehydrogenase, which translates to MLLALSSGAGANDALAELGKDTANWVMQSGDYANTRYSPLKNIDKDNVGDLQVAWSFSTGVLRGHEGGPLVIGDTMFVHTPFPNIVYALDLSEDGAIKWKYEPRQDANVIPVMCCDTVNRGVAYVPAEGDQPAKVILHQADTSVVALNAETGEQLWSVKNGDASKGETGTAAPLVVKDKVYIGISGGEFGVRGSLTAYNLKDGSVAWRAYSTGPDEEMLFDPEKTTELGKPVGKDSSLKTWEGDQWKIGGGTTWGWFSYDPDTNLVYYGSGNPSTWNPSQRPGDNKWSMTIFARDADTGMAKWVYQMTPHDEWDFDGVNEMILADIPVDGQERKALVHFDRNGFAYTLDRVSGELLVAKKYDPVVNWATEVVMDKNSDQYGRPQVVDQYSTEFNGEDVNTTGICPAALGTKDQQPAAFSPDTGMFYVPTNHVCMDYEPFRVAYTAGQPYVGATLSMYPAPDSHGGMGNFIAWDAGTGEIKWSIPEKFSVWSGALATGGGVVFYGTLEGYLKAVDAETGKELYSFKTPSGIIGNVTTYERDGQQYVAVLSGIGGWAGIGLAAGLTDANDGLGAVGGYASLSRYTALGGQLTVFTVPDQTASATDAN; encoded by the coding sequence ATGCTGCTTGCCCTGAGTTCCGGTGCGGGGGCCAACGACGCCCTGGCCGAACTCGGCAAGGATACCGCCAACTGGGTCATGCAGTCGGGCGACTACGCCAATACCCGGTACTCGCCGCTCAAGAACATCGACAAGGACAATGTGGGCGATCTCCAGGTCGCCTGGTCGTTCTCGACCGGCGTCCTGCGCGGCCATGAAGGCGGCCCCCTCGTGATCGGCGACACGATGTTCGTGCATACGCCATTCCCCAACATCGTCTATGCGCTCGACCTTTCCGAGGACGGCGCCATCAAGTGGAAATACGAGCCCCGTCAGGATGCCAACGTCATCCCCGTCATGTGCTGCGACACCGTCAACCGCGGCGTCGCCTATGTCCCGGCCGAGGGCGATCAGCCGGCCAAGGTGATCCTGCATCAGGCCGACACCTCGGTGGTCGCGCTCAATGCCGAGACGGGCGAGCAGCTATGGTCGGTCAAGAATGGCGACGCATCCAAGGGCGAAACCGGCACGGCCGCGCCGCTTGTGGTGAAGGACAAGGTCTATATCGGGATTTCCGGCGGTGAATTCGGCGTGCGCGGCTCGCTGACCGCCTACAACCTGAAGGACGGTTCCGTTGCCTGGCGCGCCTATTCGACCGGGCCAGACGAGGAGATGCTCTTCGATCCGGAAAAGACGACCGAACTCGGGAAGCCGGTGGGCAAGGACTCGTCCCTGAAGACGTGGGAAGGCGATCAGTGGAAGATCGGCGGCGGCACGACCTGGGGCTGGTTCTCCTACGATCCGGACACCAACCTCGTCTATTACGGCTCGGGCAACCCGTCGACCTGGAACCCGTCGCAACGCCCTGGCGACAACAAGTGGTCGATGACGATTTTCGCCCGTGATGCCGACACCGGCATGGCAAAGTGGGTCTACCAGATGACGCCCCATGACGAGTGGGATTTCGACGGCGTCAACGAGATGATCCTGGCGGATATTCCGGTGGACGGACAGGAGCGCAAGGCGCTCGTGCATTTCGACCGGAACGGCTTCGCCTACACGCTCGACCGGGTAAGCGGCGAGTTGCTGGTGGCCAAGAAGTACGACCCGGTGGTGAACTGGGCGACCGAAGTGGTGATGGACAAGAATTCCGACCAGTACGGGCGGCCACAGGTGGTGGACCAGTACTCGACGGAATTCAACGGTGAGGACGTCAACACCACGGGCATCTGTCCGGCGGCCCTGGGCACCAAGGACCAGCAGCCGGCTGCCTTCTCGCCGGACACGGGCATGTTCTATGTTCCGACCAATCACGTCTGCATGGATTACGAGCCGTTCCGCGTGGCCTACACGGCCGGACAGCCGTATGTCGGCGCAACCCTGTCGATGTATCCGGCGCCCGACAGCCATGGCGGCATGGGCAATTTCATCGCCTGGGATGCGGGCACGGGCGAGATCAAATGGTCGATCCCCGAAAAGTTCTCGGTATGGTCGGGCGCCTTGGCCACTGGCGGCGGCGTCGTCTTCTACGGAACGCTGGAAGGCTACCTGAAGGCTGTCGACGCGGAAACGGGCAAGGAGCTGTACAGCTTCAAGACGCCGTCCGGCATCATCGGCAACGTCACGACCTACGAGCGTGACGGGCAGCAGTACGTGGCCGTCCTGTCGGGCATCGGTGGCTGGGCCGGAATCGGCCTCGCGGCTGGCCTGACCGATGCCAATGACGGCCTCGGCGCGGTCGGCGGCTATGCTTCCCTGTCCCGATATACGGCACTGGGCGGGCAGCTCACCGTCTTCACCGTACCCGACCAGACAGCCTCCGCCACCGATGCCAATTGA
- a CDS encoding quinoprotein dehydrogenase-associated SoxYZ-like carrier, which translates to MAAMPINRLSRAALAALVLCLSVAAGARPAYAADSWSELKGAIFGDRAIADDRVVALEAPSRATDPAVVPVVIRLSEDAAIRQLTLIVDENPAPVAATFTLGPDTGIRSIETRLRINAYSNVRAVAETADGSLHESVVYVKASGGCAAPAARNPAEAASTLGEMRLRRLLEAANGQTQEAQLMIRHPNNSGLQRDQVTHLYIPAHFVSDLEIRLDDKPFLSMSGGISISEDPNFRFRYDGPDGVFKVIASDTEGQTFARAFSPGEG; encoded by the coding sequence ATGGCCGCCATGCCTATCAACCGCCTTTCAAGGGCGGCTCTTGCCGCGCTCGTCCTGTGCCTGTCGGTCGCGGCGGGGGCCCGGCCAGCTTATGCGGCCGATAGCTGGAGCGAGTTGAAGGGCGCCATTTTCGGGGATCGGGCCATCGCGGACGATCGCGTCGTCGCGCTGGAAGCGCCGTCCCGGGCCACCGACCCGGCGGTCGTGCCCGTTGTCATCCGGCTATCCGAAGATGCGGCGATCAGGCAGCTGACACTCATCGTCGATGAAAACCCGGCGCCCGTCGCCGCCACCTTCACGCTCGGGCCGGATACGGGCATCCGCTCCATCGAAACGCGGTTGCGGATCAACGCCTACAGCAATGTGCGGGCCGTTGCCGAGACGGCCGACGGATCGCTGCACGAGTCGGTCGTCTATGTGAAGGCATCGGGCGGCTGCGCCGCGCCTGCGGCCCGCAACCCTGCCGAGGCCGCGTCGACCCTGGGCGAGATGCGTCTGCGACGGCTGCTGGAAGCGGCGAACGGCCAGACGCAGGAAGCCCAATTGATGATCCGCCATCCCAACAATTCCGGGCTGCAGCGCGATCAGGTAACGCATCTCTACATTCCGGCGCACTTCGTTTCCGACCTGGAAATCCGGCTGGACGACAAGCCGTTCCTGTCCATGAGCGGTGGGATCAGTATTTCCGAGGACCCGAATTTCCGCTTCCGCTACGACGGGCCGGATGGCGTGTTCAAGGTGATCGCATCGGACACCGAAGGGCAGACCTTCGCCCGGGCGTTCAGCCCCGGCGAGGGCTGA
- a CDS encoding ferredoxin--NADP reductase: MNAIVKPQDEAQPVFPVPANVFAETVTEVHHYTDSLFRFRMTRPASFRFRTGEFAMIGLPNAEKPVFRAYSIASPSWDEELEFFSIKVPGGPLTEHLQKIKPGDTVLMRKKPTGTLVLDALIPGRRLYLFSTGTGIAPFAGVIRDPETYEKFEKVILTHTTRETAELQYGKDLVASIAEDEILSEIVGDKLLYHGSATREGEPRGQRITTMIENGSLFSGLGLPPLDPAIDRAMICGSMAMLKDTAALLEKAGLEEGANNKPATYVVERAFVD; the protein is encoded by the coding sequence ATGAACGCTATCGTCAAGCCGCAGGATGAGGCGCAGCCGGTATTCCCTGTGCCCGCGAACGTCTTCGCCGAGACGGTGACGGAAGTCCACCACTATACGGACAGCCTGTTCCGCTTCCGCATGACGCGGCCGGCCAGCTTCCGGTTCCGGACCGGCGAGTTTGCCATGATCGGCCTTCCCAATGCCGAAAAGCCGGTGTTTCGGGCCTATTCCATCGCCAGCCCGTCCTGGGACGAGGAACTGGAATTCTTCTCGATCAAGGTGCCGGGCGGCCCGCTGACCGAGCATCTGCAGAAGATCAAACCGGGCGATACGGTGCTGATGCGCAAGAAGCCCACGGGAACGCTCGTGCTCGACGCGCTCATTCCGGGCCGGCGCCTGTACCTGTTCTCGACCGGCACGGGCATCGCGCCGTTCGCCGGGGTCATCCGCGATCCCGAGACCTACGAGAAGTTCGAGAAGGTCATCCTGACGCACACGACCCGCGAGACCGCGGAACTGCAGTACGGCAAGGATCTCGTGGCTTCCATCGCGGAAGACGAGATCCTGTCCGAGATCGTCGGGGACAAGCTTCTCTATCATGGGTCGGCCACCCGCGAGGGCGAGCCGCGCGGCCAGCGCATCACGACCATGATCGAGAATGGCTCGCTGTTCTCCGGCCTCGGCCTGCCGCCGCTGGACCCGGCCATCGACCGCGCCATGATCTGTGGCTCCATGGCGATGCTGAAGGATACGGCGGCACTCCTGGAGAAGGCCGGCCTGGAGGAAGGGGCCAACAACAAGCCCGCCACCTACGTGGTTGAACGCGCCTTCGTCGATTGA
- a CDS encoding sulfite exporter TauE/SafE family protein: MIDIAMGEAIWLALALLAGGAVTGLLAGVFGVGGGAVAVPILYELFRILGVPEDVRMPLCIGTSLAIIIPTSIRSFSAHRRRGAVDMSILKVWAIPVVLGVAAGSFIARYAPADLFKIVFIVVAGISAVKLLFGRESWRLGLDMPGRVVMVIYGWIIGILSALMGIGGGQLSSLFMTFYSRPIHQAVATSSGLGVIISIPGTIGYIYAGWPAAAQFPGVAALQPPLAFGYVSVIGFALFSVTSVITAPMGAALAHRLNKKRLEMAFGVFLLLICARFLYSLFA; the protein is encoded by the coding sequence ATGATCGATATCGCAATGGGGGAGGCGATCTGGCTCGCCTTGGCGCTTCTGGCCGGTGGGGCGGTCACCGGCCTCCTGGCCGGGGTATTCGGCGTCGGCGGCGGCGCCGTGGCGGTGCCGATCCTGTACGAGCTCTTCCGCATCCTGGGCGTTCCGGAAGATGTGCGCATGCCGCTGTGCATCGGCACATCCCTCGCCATCATCATCCCGACCTCGATCCGCTCCTTCAGCGCGCACCGGCGGCGCGGCGCGGTGGACATGTCGATCCTGAAAGTATGGGCGATACCGGTGGTACTGGGCGTTGCAGCCGGCAGCTTCATCGCCCGCTATGCCCCGGCCGACCTGTTCAAGATCGTCTTCATCGTCGTGGCGGGCATATCGGCCGTCAAACTCCTGTTCGGCCGGGAAAGCTGGCGCCTCGGCCTGGACATGCCCGGCCGAGTGGTGATGGTGATCTATGGCTGGATCATCGGCATCCTGTCGGCATTGATGGGCATCGGCGGCGGCCAGCTTTCGTCGCTTTTCATGACCTTCTACAGCCGCCCCATCCATCAGGCTGTGGCAACCTCGTCGGGGCTTGGCGTCATCATCTCCATTCCCGGGACGATCGGCTACATCTATGCCGGCTGGCCGGCGGCGGCACAGTTCCCCGGTGTCGCGGCGCTGCAGCCCCCGCTTGCATTCGGCTACGTCTCGGTGATCGGCTTCGCGCTGTTTTCCGTCACCAGCGTCATCACCGCGCCGATGGGCGCCGCGCTGGCCCACAGGCTGAACAAGAAGCGGCTGGAAATGGCCTTCGGCGTCTTCCTGCTGCTGATCTGTGCGCGTTTCCTCTATTCGCTTTTCGCCTGA
- a CDS encoding quinoprotein relay system zinc metallohydrolase 2: MGLSQAAEPIEFYEAEPGLYIHVGHVALPDSANQGDTSNIAFVVGDDMVAVVDAGGSRAVGQATLAAIRTVTDKPVGWLILTHMHPDHVAGSGPLVEAGATVIAHAGYEASIAPRRDFYRDLEVRRQAGDPEAFFFPVADEVVEGDRIIDLGNRRLRLTSWPVAHTASDLTVLDEASGTLIAGDLVFVDHVPTLDGSLKGWIAAWPRLAALPARQVVPGHGPAPRPWPDALQDESRYLAVLARDIRAQIASGGSIGAAQAGAAASERDRWALFDAYQGQNVSAAFTELEWE; the protein is encoded by the coding sequence ATGGGTTTGTCGCAAGCCGCCGAGCCCATCGAGTTTTACGAGGCAGAGCCTGGCCTGTACATCCATGTCGGCCATGTCGCGCTGCCGGACAGCGCGAATCAGGGCGACACCTCCAACATCGCCTTCGTCGTCGGCGACGACATGGTGGCGGTCGTGGATGCCGGCGGCAGCCGGGCTGTCGGGCAGGCCACGCTGGCCGCGATCCGGACGGTAACGGACAAGCCGGTCGGCTGGCTGATTCTGACGCATATGCATCCCGATCATGTCGCCGGATCCGGCCCGCTGGTGGAAGCGGGGGCAACCGTGATCGCGCATGCAGGGTACGAAGCCTCCATTGCGCCGCGCCGCGACTTCTACCGCGATCTCGAAGTTCGGCGGCAGGCCGGTGATCCGGAGGCGTTCTTTTTCCCCGTCGCCGACGAGGTGGTGGAGGGCGATCGTATCATCGACCTCGGCAACCGGCGGCTGCGGCTGACATCCTGGCCGGTCGCCCATACGGCGAGCGACCTGACCGTGCTTGACGAGGCGTCCGGGACGTTGATCGCCGGCGATCTCGTTTTCGTCGATCACGTGCCGACGCTCGATGGCAGCCTGAAAGGCTGGATCGCCGCCTGGCCGCGGCTGGCGGCCCTTCCTGCCCGGCAGGTCGTGCCCGGTCATGGCCCCGCTCCACGGCCCTGGCCGGATGCGCTCCAGGACGAGTCCCGTTACCTTGCCGTTCTTGCCCGCGACATCAGGGCGCAGATCGCGTCCGGCGGTTCGATCGGCGCCGCCCAGGCGGGCGCCGCGGCGTCCGAACGGGATCGATGGGCGCTTTTCGATGCGTATCAGGGTCAGAACGTTTCCGCCGCCTTCACCGAGCTCGAATGGGAATAG